The genomic segment tattggttttgtattattgatatgtttccgctgtgcatgtaattggatgttggtttattattggttggttaccGGGTgttggttggtttgtttaattaagtagtatgggatacttaattatatattgtatttaattattaaaaagaaaaaaaaaagtcgggtTGTTTCACTAGGAAGCGAAATTTGTTCAGAATTCTTCGAATATACTATACTAactggttttttttgttgtgtagaagaactctaaactctaatAATTTCGTTTATTAAACTACAGATGACTTATTGTACCAacgatttcaaaattttagattaaCTTTAAGTGATATATTTGTTGTACCATTATTATTAAggtttatttcaaaaaataatgtaagGTTTATCGTGATAGTTAGATATTTAGATTATGGATTATGTAGATCGTTattcctaaaaataatatactatcTTTTGGTCATAATATTAGAATTTGTATTAAAAGAAACgataattaaagttttagttttgaaaatattgaaaatattaaataaaggtttaatttcaagaaaataatttcataagtacTATACAATTGTAATCTTGAATGTTAAGTAAACTCTTACGCTCTGCAAATTTAAGAGTTAATATcattctaataattttaattgtttgttttttttttttggtacataAACCTGCcaagcaaaatttattaagaatTCTTCGAATATACCATActaactgttttttttgtgtagaaCTCTGAACCCATATAATTTCGTTTCTTAATTGGTAAATATTTAGTGCAATTTAATCTGTTACTATTAGAGATGTTTTAAtggaaaacacaaaaaaaaaaaaactcaaagttAGTGACCACAAAATTAACAAGTAGTTGTTGTAATGTCAATTTTGCGGAGGAGCTTCCCCGGGATGCAAAGTGTCGAATCGATGGTAAGAAGTAGATAAGAATTATTAAAAACCCATTATTTGAGAAAACTTAAGTGTCAGCATGTGAATCCAGCCACCACTTTAGCCAATTGAAACCATTCTTTGACCCaacttttttggattttgacgTTATTTCCAATTATCGACCTCAACTCTCTCATAGATATTTGAGTTGAGTCATTCATAAAATATTCACGTGAATGAGCGCTTAAAACGTGTTGTAAATTTTGAAGTAATtgaatttgaagtttgaactcTACTCTCTTATAACACATCTACTATGCATAGTAATTGAATTGATCCACCCTATGATTTAGTAGAACGAACGAATAGGTTAAACAACAATGAACACAACGTGTTGgtgatttatataattaagtgaAGCAAGATAAGTTGtgtataaaaactctaaatatgataaaaatgaGGATAACTTGTGTATAAaaactccaattttttttttttttttttgaaacacgTGTATAAAAACTCcaaatatgataaaaatgaGGGATAATAATAGTatagtaaacaacaaaaatgtttatttttggcGTGAGGTGTTATGGTCTGTCCGAAGAAAAGAGGCCGTACGTTAACGTGAAACAATTATAATACGCAACTCCTTCAAAGAGTCGagacaaaacatattcaagtatgaccaaacaaaaaatatcaaaaatgttGAATGAAGTGACAAAACaaacttataaataaaatgCTCTCGTTGAGAGTTGAACTCAAGACCTCCCGCTTACTAAACGGgtgctctaaccaactgagctacgaGAGCTTCTTGCTACCCTTAATTCAAAGAACTCTAAAACCCTTAATATCAAATATCTCTATTTTAACCAGACACACCAGTACAGTTACAAATACTACACAACAGAAGTaacaaaaaatcttatatataataaactcttttttttttttttttcttttttccaaactGTGTCAATTACATAACAAGTTTCCACGgtaataaaacacaaatttacgATCAGTGTCTATACAGATTTCTCATTTTCCccttcaaaaaaacaaacaaaagttgcTGAAAGATGCTTCACTTTTGCTATATATCACTCTCGTTATTTATAGTTTTAGGAAACGACTATTAAATATATCATCTCCACGCGGAACCACTATGCGTTATGAAGTGTCTAAAGTCTGGTAGGATCACCTTCAACCGCCTGAGCCACTCTTCAGCTGCTTGTAGCAGCGTCCCGACTCTTTGGTTCTCGTCAGCGTCACTCTCTGGGCTCCATACCGACAGCTTAAACTTGTAGGAGGCTAGACCGAATGTCGGCAAAGGAAGCTTCGATGATGCAACCGGTTTGCTTGAGCTTCGACCTTCCTCATTGCTTGTACCTTTTTACAAGATAATATATAAGAGTTTGATTCGGAATGTTTTATATTAAGCCAGACTACGTTTTATATATGCAGAGATGACTTACCTCGACAGGGTGTTGATAAGGAGTGGAATGTTAAAAAGCAAGCGTCGAGGTTCTGTAATGATTGACCTAATGGTATTCGGTATATTGGGTACCTTCAAGAAAGTGGGATGACAAAAGATTTAGAGAGAGCGATCTGGGAAACTAAACTCATAAAAATGTGGGAAAGGACAGATTAGATGCAATACCAAGCTACAGAGACCCAACTGGAAGGTGATAGATCGCAGCTCCTGTATGTTCTGAGTGCTGGAAATTGTGATGACAGGTTTGAGATCTGAAATAGTAAGGTTAAAATTATAATGAGACAGAACAGAACATTTTCGCCGGCTATAAATTGAACACCATGTGACTGTAACATGTTAATAGAGGTCTAGCCACTTTTGAAACACGTATAAGCAAAGATAATAAGCTTACCTTGTCAGTCAATGGTTCACGGCCAAATGGCATAGCAGCTTCAAGATACTCAAAGACAAGGTCACCAGGAGAGATACTGCTGGCCTCACTCTCATCACTCGATGAACCAATGCAAGGTTTCTCTTCCAAAGAGGCTCTGTATAAACTCTGAGAAAGCTCTCTACAGTCATTACTGCCATCGCTACTCATGTCTCTAGGCGAATCACCATCACTTTCTTCACCAGGTCTCCTGTTTAAGAACATACACCAAAACAACGGTTTTATCTAAAAGGCAGGGAATCAAGGAGAAAGCTTAAGAAACCAAACTAATTTGGAATTCAACACCATTACATACTTGAAATCTAGTTCCTACAGCGTTCCCATCGTCTAGGTTAAGTAGCAGGGAACGTAAAAAGTTGGTATTCCTATCGTCTCCGAAGATTAAGAACTATCCAAGAAAGAGATGGCTTCATTTCAGAATATATAATTGACAAGAAAATAAACTGCTAAATATCAGTTTCCCCAATCTCAGCTCTTCAATAGCAAAGAACCAGATCACCCTCCTACTAATGATTGATAAGGAAGCAAATAAAACATACGCAAAATGATATGAAACTCACCTCTTACTCGTTGAAACTCTAGATGGGTCTTCATAAAGCTGAATTCCAGAGAGATAAGGAACATAATACTGAACAACCGAATCCATCCCATTTAAGAGAAGAGGAACCCCAACACCGTAGGCACTCCACTCCTCAAATGAATCCCACAAATCATTAAGCAAGAAGTAAGGACAGTGCTCTGGTTCCCGGTTTCTCCACCCTTTCATGCTTCTCTGAAGGACACATAAACTAATAGtaagcacaacaacaacaacaacatctcaTTCTTAACTAAGCATCATACTTTGTGAGTCTAGATTCTCTAAAGTCTATCCAATAACCCTAAATCCAATAAGAGCATGATCGTTACCAAAAGAACGATCTTTAATTGCTAAAATGTGCaatgcaaaaagtaattttgaaATTGGATTGTGAAACTTCCCAAAATCCAATTGAAATATCGAATAAACCTCAAGAAGTAAAATTACCAGAGGCAAGTGTTGCGTAGAGACAACGGGAGTGGTGCACTCGATAAACCGGCCTAAATTGGAGGAAGTGCcggtggtggttgtggtggtggaggaggagacccGACCCGGTACAAGAGAGGAATCGGAGGTAGAGCACTCGTCGGGTTTCTTAACTTCCTTATCCTTGGACTTAATCTGGCGATCGAGCATCTTCTCCTTAGCGTTtaacttctttttctcttcctcctcgGCTTCAAGTCGCTTCTTCTCACGCTCCTGTTGAAGTTTTCTCATCGGAGGAGGGTTGTAAAACCGATTCTCGCCGCGGATCCTACGGGTAGTCGACATTTTGTTCAGGCGCCGGCGAtagagaataataaaaaaagtagttggggatgatgattatgaggatTATTTGATTATcgtttggtcttcttcttcttcgtttcttcgtCTTCTGTGTGACGCAGTTTGAAAAAGGGCCTCAATGgttattgtttattattatgttttagggttttagatttttttagatttttttgggtTAGTGATTTAATTGAGTAGAGCAGTCAAAGATGCCTTTTATTATGAGATTTTGTTATTTACAGTATTTAATCAAATGAATAAATTCATACCTACGATC from the Camelina sativa cultivar DH55 chromosome 12, Cs, whole genome shotgun sequence genome contains:
- the LOC104732026 gene encoding uncharacterized protein LOC104732026, with translation MSTTRRIRGENRFYNPPPMRKLQQEREKKRLEAEEEEKKKLNAKEKMLDRQIKSKDKEVKKPDECSTSDSSLVPGRVSSSTTTTTTGTSSNLGRFIECTTPVVSTQHLPLRSMKGWRNREPEHCPYFLLNDLWDSFEEWSAYGVGVPLLLNGMDSVVQYYVPYLSGIQLYEDPSRVSTSKRRPGEESDGDSPRDMSSDGSNDCRELSQSLYRASLEEKPCIGSSSDESEASSISPGDLVFEYLEAAMPFGREPLTDKISNLSSQFPALRTYRSCDLSPSSWVSVAWYPIYRIPLGQSLQNLDACFLTFHSLSTPCRGTSNEEGRSSSKPVASSKLPLPTFGLASYKFKLSVWSPESDADENQRVGTLLQAAEEWLRRLKVILPDFRHFITHSGSAWR